In Candidatus Limnocylindria bacterium, a single window of DNA contains:
- a CDS encoding DUF3465 domain-containing protein: protein MRAALLLLLLAPACMPAATPNNAAVERDYAEKRSTVEVTAQGVVTRVLADDSGPSGVHQRFIIRLAGSTQTVLVDNNLTVGQRAPVLQGTDVLVHGEYVWNDQGGLIHFTHHDPAHTHEGGWIELSGVRYQ, encoded by the coding sequence ATGAGAGCGGCCCTGCTCCTTCTGCTCCTCGCGCCGGCGTGCATGCCTGCGGCAACGCCCAACAACGCCGCAGTCGAGCGCGATTACGCCGAGAAACGCTCGACCGTCGAGGTCACCGCCCAGGGTGTCGTGACGCGCGTTCTCGCGGACGACAGCGGTCCGTCCGGCGTGCATCAGCGTTTCATCATTCGCCTCGCGGGTTCGACGCAAACCGTCCTCGTGGACAACAACCTGACGGTCGGACAGCGCGCCCCGGTCCTTCAAGGTACCGACGTGTTGGTTCACGGTGAGTACGTGTGGAACGACCAGGGCGGGCTGATCCATTTCACCCACCACGATCCCGCGCACACGCACGAGGGAGGCTGGATCGAGTTGAGCGGGGTCCGCTACCAGTGA
- a CDS encoding nuclear transport factor 2 family protein, translated as MTALEVARGFINAVRERDADVAAELCSETVEVLLPGADEPLRGREGVRQMIRMAPQFLQSMRDEEERDGEVRITTLTRAPGVFANYTTWVFVMTGGKIDRLSFELRGAN; from the coding sequence ATGACCGCTCTCGAGGTCGCCCGGGGATTCATCAACGCCGTGCGCGAGCGTGACGCGGATGTTGCCGCCGAGCTTTGTTCGGAGACCGTCGAAGTCCTTCTGCCTGGCGCGGACGAGCCTCTGCGCGGCAGGGAAGGTGTGCGGCAGATGATCCGCATGGCGCCGCAGTTCCTTCAGAGCATGCGCGACGAGGAAGAGCGCGACGGCGAGGTGCGTATCACCACTTTGACCCGCGCCCCCGGCGTGTTCGCGAACTACACGACGTGGGTCTTCGTCATGACCGGCGGGAAGATCGACCGTCTGTCCTTCGAGCTGCGCGGCGCGAACTGA